The following are encoded in a window of Candidatus Methanoperedens sp. genomic DNA:
- a CDS encoding type IV pilin: MMEKIKDGNIRAWNSGRFNRLSKNESATSTLMRIIIVAVIAILSTVIATVAFGFSITELKVPTASITVANIPGTIGIADMKIVHRGGDRLAGGDWKISIVPVGHPPAYIASSPGSDFVEGNQIITAYVTDFPGATYNVTNTGVNIISGDSPAARLSFGQEYDVKIMVYPSKTMVLDTVLPKFKR; this comes from the coding sequence ATGATGGAAAAAATCAAGGATGGAAATATTAGAGCCTGGAACAGCGGAAGATTTAACAGGCTAAGTAAAAATGAAAGTGCAACGTCGACTCTTATGAGAATCATTATTGTGGCAGTAATCGCAATACTGTCAACCGTGATTGCTACAGTTGCATTCGGATTTAGTATCACAGAATTAAAAGTACCTACTGCGAGTATAACCGTAGCAAACATTCCCGGTACCATAGGAATCGCTGACATGAAAATAGTACACAGAGGTGGAGATAGACTAGCAGGTGGGGACTGGAAGATATCCATTGTTCCTGTCGGACATCCACCCGCCTATATCGCTTCGAGTCCGGGCAGCGATTTTGTGGAAGGAAACCAGATAATAACCGCATATGTAACAGATTTTCCTGGAGCCACTTATAATGTGACCAATACTGGCGTTAATATCATTAGTGGCGATAGTCCTGCTGCGAGATTATCATTTGGCCAGGAATACGATGTCAAAATTATGGTCTACCCCTCCAAAACTATGGTACTTGACACAGTTCTACCCAAGTTTAAAAGATAG